From a single Deinococcus radiotolerans genomic region:
- a CDS encoding glutamate synthase-related protein, protein MNRTDNRVTPAEAPHTPATPASGAELNLAREQGLYSGAEHDACGVGFVAHIKGRKNHAIVQQGLKILENLDHRGAVGADPLMGDGAGILIQIPDEFYRAEFAAQGVTLPPLGDYGVGMIFLPKEIASRRACEQELERAIVAEGQVVLGWRDVPVNREMPMSPAVREKEPVIRQVFVGAGPDTLVPDALERKLYVIRRRASNAIRALNFTHGAEYYVPSMSCRTVIYKGLLLATQVGEYYLDLQDERVVSALALVHQRFSTNTFPEWPLAHPYRMVAHNGEINTVKGNFNWMRAREGIMQSPVLGDDLKKLYPISFEGESDTATFDNALELLTLAGYPMAHAAMMMIPEAWEQNANLDPRRRAFYEYHASMMEPWDGPAAMVFTDGRQVGATLDRNGLRPARYVQTRDDLVILASESGVLPVPESKIVKKWRLQPGRMFLIDFEQGRIIEDDELKNQFASAKPYAQWVENTRFRLDDSEETGTVGQFRESLLDRQQAFGYTQEDLKFLMGPMALTGEEGIGSMGNDSPLAVLSGKNKPLFNYFRQLFAQVTNPPIDPIRESVVMSLVSFVGPRPNLLDINAVNPQLRLEVEQPILDFDDMARVRNIEEHTRGKFKAYDLDITYPAEWGARGVEAKLATINAWAVDAIESGHNIIVISDRRVDRERVAIPSLLALSSIHHHLVKAGLRMKVGLVVETGDAREVHHFAALAGYGAEAIHPYLALETLINLHTDVPGMPALHGIDAHKAIYNYIKAIGKGLSKIMSKMGVSTYMSYCGAQLFEAVGLKTDFVQKYFYGTPTQVGGIGIFEVAEEALRNHRGAFSDDPVLAQNLDAGGEYAWRVRGEEHMWTPDSIAKLQHSVRSGNYATFEEYARIINDQSKRHMTLRGLFEFRTDGVTPVPLEEVEPASEIVKRFATGAMSLGSISTEAHTTLAVAMNRIGGKSNTGEGGEDPARYEREMRGETLGEGHTLASILGESRVEVDYPLEPGDSLRSKIKQVASGRFGVTTNYLTSADQIQIKMAQGAKPGEGGQLPGGKVSEYIGFLRHSVPGVGLISPPPHHDIYSIEDLAQLIHDLKNVNPRADISVKLVSEVGVGTIAAGVAKAKADHIVIAGHDGGTGASPWSSIKHAGSPWELGLAETQQTLVLNRLRDRVRVQTDGQLKTGRDVVIAALLGADEFGFATAPLVAQGCIMMRKCHLNTCPVGVATQDPVLRARFQGKPEHVINFFFFIAEEVRAIMASLGIRSFDDLIGRADLLDTKKGIEHWKAQGLDFSRVFYRPEVPEEVGVRHLHTQDHGLSGALDLQLIEKCRPAFEKGEKVHFLQDVRNVNRTVGAMLSGELTRVRPEGLPDNTVFVQMEGTGGQSFGAFLAPGLTLYLIGDANDYTGKGLSGGRVVVRPSIEFRGKAEENIIVGNTVLYGATSGEAFFRGVAGERFAVRLSGAEAVVEGTGDHGCEYMTGGTVVVLGQTGRNFAAGMSGGVAYVYDLDGSFEKRCNTSMVDLHPLLPEDQQLAQTGGALHLGQSDEAHLRRLLESHHKWTGSQRASELLDDWEATLKRFVKVFPKEYQRALRERAEAGTVQAADTTSMQTAQPTNPVAAQGTLTK, encoded by the coding sequence ATGAACAGAACAGACAACCGGGTGACGCCGGCTGAAGCGCCGCACACCCCCGCCACCCCCGCGAGCGGCGCGGAACTGAACCTCGCCCGTGAGCAGGGCCTGTACAGCGGTGCCGAGCACGACGCCTGCGGCGTGGGCTTCGTCGCGCACATCAAGGGCCGCAAGAACCACGCCATCGTGCAGCAGGGCCTCAAGATCCTCGAGAACCTCGACCACCGCGGCGCGGTCGGCGCCGACCCCCTGATGGGCGACGGCGCGGGCATCCTGATCCAGATTCCCGACGAGTTCTACCGCGCCGAATTCGCCGCGCAGGGTGTGACCCTGCCGCCCCTGGGCGACTACGGCGTCGGCATGATCTTCCTGCCCAAGGAGATCGCCTCGCGCCGCGCCTGCGAGCAGGAACTCGAACGCGCCATCGTCGCCGAGGGGCAGGTCGTGCTGGGCTGGCGGGACGTGCCCGTCAACCGCGAGATGCCCATGAGCCCCGCCGTGCGGGAGAAGGAACCCGTCATCCGGCAGGTGTTCGTCGGCGCCGGACCCGACACGCTGGTCCCCGACGCGCTGGAACGCAAGCTGTACGTCATCCGCCGCCGGGCCAGCAACGCCATCCGCGCGCTGAACTTCACGCACGGCGCCGAGTACTACGTGCCGTCCATGTCGTGTCGCACGGTCATCTACAAGGGTCTGCTGCTCGCCACGCAGGTCGGCGAGTACTACCTCGACCTGCAGGACGAACGCGTGGTCAGTGCGCTTGCCCTGGTTCACCAGCGCTTTTCCACGAACACCTTCCCCGAGTGGCCGCTGGCGCACCCCTACCGCATGGTCGCGCACAACGGCGAGATCAACACCGTCAAGGGGAACTTCAACTGGATGCGCGCCCGCGAGGGCATCATGCAGAGCCCCGTGCTGGGCGACGACCTGAAGAAGCTCTACCCGATCTCCTTCGAGGGCGAAAGCGACACCGCCACCTTCGACAACGCGCTCGAACTCCTGACGCTGGCCGGCTACCCCATGGCGCACGCCGCCATGATGATGATCCCCGAGGCCTGGGAGCAGAATGCCAACCTCGACCCGCGCCGGCGCGCGTTCTACGAGTACCACGCCAGCATGATGGAGCCCTGGGACGGCCCGGCCGCGATGGTCTTCACCGACGGCCGACAGGTCGGCGCGACCCTGGACCGCAACGGCCTGCGCCCCGCCCGCTACGTGCAGACCCGCGACGATCTGGTCATCCTGGCCAGCGAATCCGGCGTGCTGCCCGTCCCCGAGAGCAAGATCGTGAAGAAGTGGCGCCTGCAACCGGGCCGCATGTTCCTGATCGACTTCGAGCAGGGCCGCATCATCGAGGACGACGAACTGAAAAACCAGTTCGCGTCCGCCAAACCCTACGCGCAGTGGGTGGAGAACACCCGCTTCCGCCTGGACGACAGCGAGGAGACCGGCACGGTCGGGCAGTTCCGCGAGTCGCTGCTGGACCGCCAGCAGGCCTTCGGGTACACCCAGGAGGACCTGAAGTTCCTGATGGGCCCCATGGCCCTGACCGGCGAGGAAGGCATCGGCAGCATGGGCAACGACAGCCCGCTGGCCGTGCTGTCCGGCAAGAACAAGCCGCTGTTCAACTACTTCCGGCAGCTGTTCGCGCAGGTCACCAACCCGCCCATCGACCCGATCCGCGAGTCGGTCGTCATGAGCCTCGTGTCGTTCGTGGGGCCGCGCCCGAACCTGCTGGACATCAACGCCGTGAACCCGCAGCTGCGCCTGGAAGTCGAGCAGCCCATCCTGGACTTCGACGACATGGCCCGCGTGCGCAACATCGAGGAACACACCCGCGGGAAGTTCAAGGCGTACGACCTCGACATCACCTACCCCGCCGAGTGGGGCGCGCGCGGCGTGGAAGCCAAACTGGCGACCATCAACGCCTGGGCGGTGGACGCCATCGAGAGCGGCCACAACATCATCGTCATCAGTGACCGCCGCGTGGACCGCGAACGCGTCGCGATTCCCAGCCTGCTGGCCCTGAGCAGCATCCACCACCACCTCGTGAAGGCGGGCTTGCGCATGAAGGTCGGTCTGGTCGTCGAGACCGGCGACGCCCGCGAGGTGCACCACTTCGCCGCGCTCGCCGGGTACGGCGCCGAGGCCATCCACCCGTACCTCGCGCTGGAAACCCTGATCAACCTGCACACCGACGTGCCCGGCATGCCCGCCCTGCACGGCATCGACGCGCACAAGGCCATCTACAACTACATCAAGGCGATCGGCAAGGGCCTGAGCAAGATCATGTCGAAGATGGGCGTCAGCACGTACATGAGCTACTGCGGCGCGCAGCTGTTCGAGGCGGTCGGCCTGAAGACCGACTTCGTGCAGAAGTACTTCTACGGCACGCCCACCCAGGTCGGCGGAATCGGCATCTTCGAGGTGGCGGAAGAAGCCCTGCGCAACCACCGCGGCGCGTTCAGCGACGACCCCGTGCTGGCCCAGAACCTCGACGCGGGCGGCGAGTACGCGTGGCGCGTGCGCGGCGAGGAGCACATGTGGACGCCGGACTCGATTGCCAAGCTGCAGCACTCGGTGCGCAGCGGCAACTACGCCACGTTCGAGGAGTACGCCCGGATCATCAACGACCAGAGCAAGCGCCACATGACCCTGCGCGGCCTCTTTGAATTCCGCACCGACGGCGTGACCCCCGTCCCGCTGGAGGAGGTCGAACCCGCCAGCGAGATCGTCAAGCGCTTCGCCACGGGCGCCATGAGCCTCGGCTCGATCAGCACCGAGGCGCACACCACCCTGGCCGTCGCCATGAACCGCATCGGCGGCAAGAGCAACACCGGCGAGGGCGGCGAGGACCCCGCCCGCTACGAACGCGAGATGCGCGGCGAGACGCTCGGCGAGGGCCACACCCTCGCCAGCATCCTCGGCGAGAGCCGGGTCGAGGTGGACTACCCGCTGGAACCCGGCGACAGCCTGCGCAGCAAGATCAAGCAGGTCGCCTCGGGTCGCTTCGGCGTCACCACGAACTACCTGACGAGCGCCGACCAGATCCAGATCAAGATGGCGCAGGGCGCCAAGCCCGGCGAGGGCGGCCAGCTGCCCGGCGGGAAGGTCAGCGAGTATATCGGCTTCCTGCGCCACAGCGTGCCCGGCGTGGGCCTGATCAGCCCGCCCCCGCACCACGACATCTACTCCATCGAGGACCTCGCGCAGCTCATCCACGACCTGAAGAACGTGAACCCCCGCGCGGACATCAGCGTGAAACTCGTCTCCGAGGTCGGCGTGGGCACCATCGCCGCCGGGGTCGCCAAGGCCAAGGCCGACCACATCGTGATCGCCGGGCACGACGGCGGCACCGGGGCCAGCCCCTGGAGTTCCATCAAGCACGCCGGGTCGCCCTGGGAACTGGGCCTGGCGGAGACGCAGCAGACCCTCGTCCTGAACCGCCTGCGCGACCGCGTGCGCGTGCAGACCGACGGGCAGCTCAAGACCGGCCGCGACGTCGTGATCGCCGCGCTGCTGGGCGCCGACGAGTTCGGCTTCGCCACCGCGCCGCTGGTCGCGCAGGGCTGCATCATGATGCGCAAGTGCCACCTGAACACCTGCCCTGTGGGCGTGGCCACGCAGGACCCGGTGCTGCGCGCCCGCTTCCAGGGCAAACCCGAGCACGTCATCAACTTCTTCTTCTTCATCGCCGAGGAAGTCCGCGCCATCATGGCCAGCCTGGGCATCCGCTCCTTCGACGACCTGATCGGCCGCGCCGACCTGCTCGACACGAAAAAGGGCATCGAGCACTGGAAGGCGCAGGGCCTGGACTTCAGCCGCGTCTTCTACCGCCCCGAAGTGCCTGAAGAGGTCGGCGTGCGCCACCTCCACACCCAGGACCACGGCCTGAGCGGCGCGCTCGACCTCCAGCTCATCGAGAAGTGCCGTCCCGCCTTCGAGAAGGGCGAGAAGGTGCACTTCCTGCAGGACGTCCGCAACGTCAACCGCACCGTCGGCGCGATGCTGTCCGGCGAACTGACCCGCGTGCGCCCGGAAGGGCTGCCGGACAACACCGTGTTCGTGCAGATGGAAGGCACCGGCGGCCAGAGCTTCGGCGCGTTCCTCGCCCCGGGCTTGACCCTGTACCTGATCGGCGACGCGAACGACTACACCGGCAAGGGCCTCTCCGGCGGCCGCGTGGTCGTGCGCCCCAGCATCGAATTCCGCGGGAAGGCCGAGGAGAACATCATCGTCGGGAACACCGTCCTGTACGGCGCGACCAGTGGTGAGGCCTTCTTCCGGGGCGTGGCGGGCGAGCGCTTCGCCGTGCGCCTCAGCGGCGCCGAGGCCGTCGTGGAAGGCACCGGCGACCACGGCTGCGAGTACATGACCGGCGGGACCGTCGTCGTGCTCGGCCAGACCGGCCGGAACTTCGCGGCCGGCATGAGCGGCGGCGTCGCCTACGTGTACGACTTGGACGGCAGCTTCGAGAAGCGCTGCAACACCAGCATGGTGGACCTGCACCCCCTGCTGCCCGAGGACCAGCAGCTCGCCCAGACGGGCGGCGCCCTGCACCTGGGCCAGAGCGACGAGGCGCACCTGCGCCGCCTGCTCGAAAGCCACCACAAGTGGACCGGCTCGCAGCGCGCCTCGGAACTGCTGGACGACTGGGAGGCCACCCTGAAACGCTTCGTCAAGGTCTTCCCGAAGGAATACCAGCGCGCCCTGCGCGAACGTGCCGAGGCTGGCACCGTGCAGGCCGCCGACACCACCAGCATGCAGACCGCGCAGCCCACCAATCCCGTGGCCGCGCAGGGCACGCTCACCAAGTAA
- a CDS encoding YybH family protein — translation MPPEQLLSAYADAVYRRDPDALLSLCHPHVTVYDMWEDWLYDGRDAWRGMVDGWLASLGDERVQVTFDDVRSHVTPDLALVHAFVTYAGLSASGERLRAMNNRLTLTLTRSGDGWLILHEHSSAPADFASGKVNLHRPV, via the coding sequence ATGCCGCCCGAACAGCTCCTGTCCGCCTACGCTGACGCCGTCTACCGCCGCGACCCTGACGCCCTCCTGTCCCTGTGCCACCCACACGTCACCGTATACGACATGTGGGAAGACTGGCTCTACGACGGCCGGGACGCGTGGCGCGGCATGGTGGACGGCTGGCTCGCCAGCCTGGGTGACGAGCGCGTGCAGGTCACCTTCGACGACGTCCGCAGCCACGTCACGCCGGACCTGGCCCTCGTGCATGCCTTCGTCACCTACGCGGGCCTGAGTGCCAGCGGCGAACGCCTGCGCGCCATGAACAACCGCCTCACCCTGACCCTCACGCGCAGCGGCGACGGCTGGCTGATCCTCCACGAACACAGCAGCGCCCCCGCCGACTTCGCCAGCGGCAAGGTCAACCTACACCGACCGGTGTAA
- a CDS encoding HD-GYP domain-containing protein, producing MDQALLPDILTQHLTQVGLTASSLSTALRPVVKTLTARTDAGGAAYYQLEEAAPGGYGARVTDGAAPGVLPDAVLRDLRRTDDLLSVPGSTRHPDLLIAPIRERDDALLGALLLARDTYSDWTASERTLLHTLAGLVALVAARLHAEARERNAHEQALRTLGLALEARDLETFGHTDRVTQLATQVGRAMRLPPDTLDALRWGAYLHDIGKLTLPDDLLHHPGPLTPAMCERMREHVGEGLRIAQQLPFLPREALDVIAAHHERWDGTGYPCGRSGAAIPLPARIFAACDVFDALISPRVYKPAWTAGDALQFVQQGSGTHFDPQVVQALTQVLGQRVISSNDRSSNIHSVHEQPSGNVGHAARTAPVRLR from the coding sequence ATGGACCAGGCCCTGCTCCCCGACATCCTCACGCAGCACCTGACGCAGGTCGGCCTGACCGCCAGCAGTCTCAGCACGGCCCTGCGCCCGGTCGTAAAGACCCTGACCGCCCGGACCGACGCGGGCGGCGCCGCGTACTACCAGCTTGAAGAGGCGGCGCCAGGTGGATACGGTGCTCGCGTCACGGACGGCGCCGCCCCGGGCGTCCTGCCCGACGCGGTCCTGCGGGACCTGCGCCGCACAGACGACCTGCTCAGCGTGCCCGGCAGCACCCGGCACCCGGACCTGCTGATCGCACCGATCCGCGAACGGGACGACGCGCTGCTGGGCGCCCTGCTGCTGGCCCGCGACACCTACAGCGACTGGACGGCCAGTGAACGCACGCTGCTGCACACCCTGGCCGGACTGGTCGCCCTGGTCGCCGCGCGCCTGCACGCCGAGGCGCGCGAACGGAACGCGCATGAGCAGGCGCTGCGCACCCTGGGCTTGGCCCTGGAAGCCCGGGACCTTGAAACCTTCGGTCATACCGACCGGGTCACGCAGCTGGCCACGCAGGTGGGACGGGCCATGCGCCTGCCGCCCGACACGCTGGACGCCCTGCGCTGGGGCGCGTACCTGCATGACATTGGCAAACTGACCCTCCCGGACGACCTGCTGCATCATCCGGGCCCGCTGACACCCGCCATGTGTGAACGCATGCGGGAGCATGTCGGCGAGGGCCTGCGCATCGCCCAGCAGCTGCCGTTTCTGCCCCGCGAGGCGCTGGACGTGATCGCCGCGCACCATGAACGCTGGGACGGCACCGGGTACCCCTGCGGCCGCAGCGGCGCCGCCATTCCCCTACCCGCGCGGATCTTCGCGGCGTGCGACGTGTTCGACGCCCTGATCAGTCCCCGCGTGTACAAGCCCGCCTGGACAGCCGGGGACGCCCTTCAGTTCGTTCAGCAGGGCAGCGGCACGCACTTCGACCCGCAGGTGGTGCAGGCCCTCACGCAGGTGCTAGGCCAGCGCGTCATATCGTCTAATGACAGATCAAGCAACATCCATTCCGTTCACGAACAACCCAGTGGTAACGTGGGCCATGCCGCCCGAACAGCTCCTGTCCGCCTACGCTGA
- a CDS encoding potassium/proton antiporter yields MGEVHAEVFLLVVGVLLLMSLLMSRIGGRLGIPGLLLFLGVGMVAGSDGLGIQFQDYHLAQAIGTVALCFILFQGGLDTNWAHTRPVVRRGLSLATVGVLGTAGIMAAFVHYAFGLPWLTAWLLGAIVSSTDASAVFSVLKERQLGLKGEVAPLLEFESGGNDPMAVFLTVGILDLMAHPELGVLGIVPLFLKQMLLGAVFGVVLGRAALWVLNRLQLQFEGLYSVLSLALALTIFAGTAVAGGSGFLAIYIAGVILGNADFIHKRSLIGFHDGLSWLMQVAMFLTLGLLVNPHDLLPTAGLAIACALVLVFLARPVSVYLALARAKMPLNEKTMVAWVGLRGAVPIVLATFPLLAGVPQAQTLFNIVFFIVLVSVLLQGTTLTLVARFLHVREALPVNAASPITYTPTGHDRNNMVEVEVTPGSEADGQRIVDLGLPPEALVILVNRAGEYLIPRGATDLRGGDQVLVLAGPEELREVRRMLGRSALT; encoded by the coding sequence ATGGGTGAAGTGCACGCCGAAGTGTTCCTGCTGGTGGTGGGGGTCCTGCTGCTGATGAGTCTGCTCATGAGCCGCATCGGGGGCCGGCTGGGCATTCCGGGCCTGCTGCTGTTCCTGGGCGTGGGCATGGTCGCGGGGTCCGACGGGCTGGGCATCCAGTTTCAGGACTACCACCTGGCGCAGGCGATCGGGACGGTGGCGCTGTGCTTCATCCTGTTTCAGGGCGGCCTGGATACGAACTGGGCGCACACGCGGCCCGTGGTGCGCCGGGGCCTGAGCCTGGCGACGGTCGGGGTGCTGGGCACCGCCGGGATCATGGCAGCGTTCGTGCACTACGCCTTCGGACTGCCGTGGCTGACGGCGTGGCTGCTGGGCGCCATTGTCAGCAGCACGGACGCCAGCGCGGTGTTCAGCGTCCTCAAGGAGCGGCAGCTGGGCCTCAAGGGTGAGGTGGCCCCGCTGCTGGAGTTCGAGTCCGGCGGGAACGACCCGATGGCGGTCTTCCTGACGGTCGGCATCCTGGATCTGATGGCGCACCCGGAACTGGGCGTGCTGGGCATCGTGCCACTCTTCCTGAAGCAGATGCTGCTGGGCGCCGTGTTCGGCGTGGTGCTGGGGCGCGCGGCCCTGTGGGTCCTGAACCGCCTGCAACTCCAGTTCGAGGGCCTGTACTCGGTGCTGTCCCTGGCGCTGGCCCTGACGATCTTCGCGGGCACGGCGGTCGCGGGTGGCAGCGGCTTCCTGGCGATCTACATCGCGGGCGTGATCCTGGGCAACGCGGACTTCATCCACAAGCGGTCCCTGATCGGCTTCCACGACGGGCTGTCGTGGCTGATGCAGGTCGCGATGTTCCTCACGCTGGGCCTGCTGGTCAACCCGCACGACCTGCTGCCCACGGCGGGCCTGGCCATCGCGTGCGCGCTGGTGCTGGTGTTCCTGGCGCGGCCCGTCAGCGTGTACCTGGCGCTGGCCCGCGCGAAGATGCCGCTGAACGAGAAGACCATGGTGGCGTGGGTGGGGCTGCGCGGCGCGGTCCCGATCGTCCTGGCGACCTTCCCGCTGCTGGCGGGCGTGCCGCAGGCGCAGACGCTCTTCAACATCGTGTTCTTCATCGTGCTGGTCAGCGTGCTCCTCCAGGGCACCACCCTGACGCTCGTGGCGCGCTTCCTGCACGTCCGCGAGGCACTGCCGGTGAACGCGGCGTCCCCGATCACGTACACGCCCACCGGCCACGACCGCAACAACATGGTCGAGGTGGAGGTCACGCCCGGCAGCGAGGCGGACGGGCAGCGCATCGTCGACCTGGGACTCCCCCCCGAGGCGCTGGTGATCCTGGTCAACCGCGCCGGGGAGTACCTGATTCCGCGCGGCGCGACCGACCTGCGCGGCGGGGATCAGGTGCTCGTTCTGGCCGGACCGGAGGAACTGCGTGAGGTGCGGCGCATGCTGGGCCGCAGCGCCCTCACCTGA
- a CDS encoding glutamate synthase subunit beta: MSKITGFLDQPRIKDQYAPVDARLKHYHEFLLPLAPDAARLQATRCMDCGIPFCNNGCPVGNIIPDFNNLVYQDDWRSALDTLHSTNNFPEFTGRICPAPCEAACTLNINGDAVGIKSIELSIIERGWQEGWVTPQPPAVKTGKRVAVIGSGPAGLAAAQQLARAGHDVTVFEKNDRVGGLMRYGIPDFKMDKHHIDRRVEQMQAEGVTFRTGVLVGAWPDASKVTNLSKQTVTPDELKAEFDAVLLAGGAEQPRDLPAPGRDLDGIHFAMEFLPQQNRVNAGDKLKKQLRAEGKHVIVIGGGDTGSDCVGTSNRHGAASVTQFEVMPQPPEQENKPLVWPYWPMKLRTSTSHEEGAVREFAIATKEFIGKGGKVTGVKTVRMEFKDGQLTEVPGSEEIHKADLVLLAMGFVSPVGSVIDAFGIQKDARGNVHAHTDEGGYHTNVDGVFAAGDMRRGQSLVVWAIREGRQAARAIDQHLMGTSVLPR; encoded by the coding sequence ATGAGCAAGATCACCGGCTTCCTCGACCAGCCGCGCATCAAGGACCAGTACGCCCCGGTCGACGCGCGCCTCAAGCACTACCACGAGTTCCTGCTGCCCCTCGCGCCCGACGCCGCCCGCCTCCAGGCGACCCGCTGCATGGACTGCGGCATCCCGTTCTGCAACAACGGCTGCCCCGTCGGGAATATCATCCCGGACTTCAACAACCTCGTGTACCAGGACGACTGGCGCTCGGCGCTGGACACCCTGCACTCCACGAACAACTTCCCCGAGTTCACGGGCCGCATCTGCCCCGCGCCCTGCGAGGCCGCCTGCACCCTGAACATCAACGGCGACGCGGTCGGCATCAAGAGCATCGAGCTGAGCATCATCGAACGCGGCTGGCAGGAAGGCTGGGTCACGCCGCAACCCCCCGCCGTGAAGACCGGGAAGAGGGTCGCCGTGATCGGCTCCGGCCCCGCCGGGCTGGCCGCCGCGCAGCAGCTCGCGCGCGCCGGGCACGACGTGACCGTGTTCGAGAAGAACGACCGCGTGGGCGGCCTGATGCGCTACGGCATCCCCGACTTCAAGATGGACAAGCACCACATCGACCGCCGCGTGGAGCAGATGCAGGCCGAGGGCGTCACCTTCCGCACCGGCGTGCTGGTGGGCGCGTGGCCCGACGCCAGCAAGGTCACGAACCTCAGCAAGCAGACCGTCACGCCCGACGAGCTGAAAGCCGAATTCGACGCCGTCCTTCTGGCGGGCGGTGCCGAGCAGCCCCGCGACCTGCCCGCCCCCGGCCGCGACCTGGACGGCATTCACTTCGCCATGGAGTTCCTGCCCCAGCAGAACCGCGTGAACGCCGGGGACAAGCTGAAAAAGCAGCTGCGCGCCGAAGGCAAGCACGTCATCGTGATCGGCGGCGGCGACACCGGCAGCGACTGCGTCGGCACCAGCAACCGCCACGGCGCCGCGTCCGTGACCCAGTTCGAGGTGATGCCCCAGCCGCCCGAACAGGAGAACAAACCCCTCGTGTGGCCCTACTGGCCCATGAAACTCCGCACCAGCACCAGCCACGAGGAAGGCGCCGTGCGTGAATTCGCCATCGCCACCAAGGAATTCATCGGCAAGGGCGGCAAGGTCACGGGCGTCAAGACCGTCCGCATGGAATTCAAGGACGGCCAGCTGACCGAAGTGCCCGGCAGCGAGGAGATCCACAAGGCCGACCTCGTCCTGCTCGCCATGGGCTTCGTCAGCCCCGTCGGCAGCGTCATCGACGCCTTCGGCATCCAGAAGGACGCGCGCGGTAACGTCCACGCCCACACCGATGAGGGCGGCTACCACACCAACGTCGACGGCGTGTTCGCCGCTGGGGACATGCGCCGCGGCCAGAGCCTCGTCGTCTGGGCCATCCGCGAGGGCCGTCAGGCCGCCCGCGCCATCGACCAGCACCTCATGGGCACCTCGGTCCTGCCCCGCTGA
- the glyA gene encoding serine hydroxymethyltransferase: MTSTAHPTAPARDTALFDLIAQEAERQRLGLELIASENFTSAAVREAQGSIVTNKYAEGYPGKRWYGGCEVVDRIEQLAIDRLKELFGAAWANVQPHSGSSANLAVYNALIEPGDTVLGMDLSHGGHLTHGNPVNFSGLRYQIVGYKVNPETELIDMDEVRRLAHEHKPKMIIAGASAYSRTIDFAAFREIADEVGAILFADIAHIAGLIAAGVHPNALPHAHVVASTTHKTLRGPRGGIILSNDPELGAKIDRAVFPGYQGGPLEHVIAAKAVAFGEALTDEFKAYAAQIIRNAQALAQAFQDRGYRVVSGGTDNHLLVLDLRPQGLNGTKATKRLDANHITISKSTLPYDTEKILHGGGIRIGTPAVTTRGMKEADMQSVADLIDRALKGEDVKAEVHAFAGGFPLP; encoded by the coding sequence ATGACCAGCACCGCCCATCCCACTGCGCCCGCCCGTGACACGGCCCTCTTCGACCTGATCGCCCAGGAGGCCGAGCGGCAGCGCCTGGGACTGGAACTGATCGCCTCCGAGAACTTCACGTCCGCCGCGGTGCGTGAAGCGCAGGGCAGCATCGTCACGAACAAGTACGCCGAGGGCTACCCCGGCAAGCGCTGGTACGGCGGCTGCGAGGTCGTTGACCGCATCGAGCAGCTGGCCATTGACCGCCTGAAGGAACTGTTCGGCGCGGCCTGGGCGAACGTGCAGCCGCACAGTGGGTCAAGCGCGAACCTCGCGGTGTACAACGCCCTGATCGAGCCGGGTGACACCGTGCTGGGCATGGACCTGTCGCACGGCGGGCACCTGACGCACGGGAATCCCGTGAACTTCTCGGGCCTGCGCTACCAGATCGTGGGGTACAAGGTGAACCCCGAGACGGAACTGATCGACATGGATGAGGTCCGCCGCCTGGCGCACGAGCACAAACCGAAGATGATCATCGCGGGCGCCAGCGCGTATAGCCGCACGATTGACTTCGCGGCCTTCCGCGAGATCGCTGATGAGGTCGGCGCGATCCTGTTCGCCGACATCGCGCACATTGCGGGCCTGATCGCGGCGGGGGTGCACCCCAACGCGCTGCCGCACGCGCACGTGGTGGCCAGCACCACCCACAAGACCCTGCGCGGGCCGCGCGGCGGAATCATCCTCAGCAACGACCCGGAACTCGGCGCGAAAATTGACCGCGCGGTGTTCCCCGGCTACCAGGGTGGCCCGCTGGAGCACGTGATCGCCGCGAAGGCCGTCGCGTTCGGCGAGGCCCTCACCGACGAGTTCAAGGCGTACGCCGCGCAGATCATCCGCAACGCGCAGGCGCTCGCGCAGGCCTTCCAGGACCGCGGGTACCGCGTGGTGTCCGGCGGGACCGACAACCACCTGCTCGTCCTGGACCTGCGCCCCCAGGGCCTGAACGGCACCAAGGCCACGAAACGGCTCGATGCGAACCACATCACGATCAGCAAGAGCACCCTGCCGTACGACACCGAGAAGATTCTGCACGGCGGCGGCATCCGCATCGGCACGCCCGCCGTCACCACGCGCGGCATGAAGGAAGCGGACATGCAGAGCGTCGCGGACCTGATCGACCGCGCCCTGAAAGGCGAGGACGTGAAGGCCGAGGTGCATGCCTTCGCGGGCGGCTTCCCCCTGCCCTGA